One genomic segment of Methylocystis sp. SC2 includes these proteins:
- a CDS encoding helix-turn-helix domain-containing protein yields the protein MKKAPDPIDRHVGSRVRMQRVLMKMSQEKLGEALGITFQQVQKYEKGANRIGASRLQQISKTLNVPPSFFFEGAPASGAPAPTGGFAEESSSQYVVDFLSTTEGLHLNRAFARIRDPKVRKRVLDLVTTLAEQSEPARE from the coding sequence TTGAAGAAGGCGCCAGATCCGATCGATCGTCACGTCGGCAGCCGCGTTCGCATGCAGCGTGTTCTCATGAAAATGAGTCAGGAGAAGCTTGGAGAAGCGCTCGGAATCACTTTTCAGCAAGTGCAGAAATACGAGAAGGGCGCCAATCGTATCGGCGCGAGCCGCCTGCAACAGATTTCGAAGACTCTGAACGTGCCGCCGTCCTTTTTCTTCGAAGGCGCGCCCGCGAGCGGCGCGCCCGCGCCGACCGGCGGATTCGCCGAGGAGTCCTCCTCGCAATATGTCGTCGATTTCTTGTCGACGACGGAAGGCCTGCATCTCAACCGCGCCTTCGCCCGGATTCGCGATCCCAAGGTGCGAAAGCGCGTGCTCGATCTGGTGACGACGCTCGCAGAGCAGTCGGAGCCCGCGCGGGAGTGA
- the metK gene encoding methionine adenosyltransferase yields MTRKNYLFTSESVSEGHPDKVCDRISDEIVDEFFREGPKAGIDPYAIRVAAETLATTNRVVIAGEVRGPHIPFDRIIEITRGAIRAIGYEQRGFHWNTANVEVLLHEQSVDIAQGVDAAGNKDEGAGDQGIMFGYAVRETPELMPAPIYYSHKILELLAQARHSGKEKGLGPDAKSQVTVRYADGKPVEATQIVLSHQHVDETLSPADIRSIAEPYIRNALPDGWITNTTVWHVNPTGKFYIGGPDGDAGLTGRKIIVDTYGGAAPHGGGAFSGKDPTKVDRSAAYAARYLAKNVVAAGLADRCTLQLSYAIGVAEPLSIYVDLHGTGHVCEEKVEELLPQLIRLSPRGIREHLQLNRPIYARTSAYGHFGRTPDADGGFSWEKTDLVDQLKSHFA; encoded by the coding sequence GTGACCCGGAAAAATTATCTTTTCACGAGCGAGTCCGTTTCCGAAGGCCATCCGGACAAGGTTTGCGACCGTATTTCAGACGAAATCGTTGACGAGTTTTTCCGTGAAGGCCCCAAGGCGGGCATCGACCCCTACGCCATTCGCGTGGCCGCGGAGACTCTCGCGACCACCAACCGCGTGGTCATCGCCGGGGAAGTGCGCGGGCCGCATATTCCCTTCGATCGCATCATCGAGATCACACGCGGCGCGATTCGCGCCATCGGCTATGAACAGCGCGGGTTCCACTGGAACACCGCCAACGTCGAAGTGCTGCTGCACGAGCAGTCCGTCGATATTGCGCAGGGCGTGGACGCCGCCGGCAACAAGGACGAGGGCGCGGGCGACCAGGGCATCATGTTCGGCTACGCCGTGCGCGAAACGCCCGAACTGATGCCGGCGCCGATCTATTATTCGCATAAGATTCTGGAGCTGCTCGCCCAGGCGCGCCATAGCGGCAAGGAAAAGGGCCTCGGTCCCGACGCCAAGAGCCAGGTCACGGTGCGCTACGCCGACGGCAAGCCCGTCGAGGCGACGCAGATCGTGCTGTCGCATCAGCACGTCGACGAGACCCTGTCGCCGGCCGACATTCGCAGCATCGCCGAGCCCTATATCCGCAACGCGCTGCCCGACGGCTGGATCACCAACACGACCGTCTGGCACGTCAATCCGACCGGCAAGTTCTACATCGGCGGCCCTGACGGCGACGCCGGCCTCACCGGCCGCAAGATCATCGTCGACACCTATGGCGGCGCCGCGCCGCATGGCGGCGGCGCCTTCTCCGGCAAGGATCCGACCAAGGTCGATCGTTCGGCCGCTTACGCCGCGCGCTATCTCGCCAAGAACGTCGTCGCGGCCGGGCTAGCCGACCGCTGCACGCTGCAGCTGTCCTACGCGATCGGCGTCGCCGAGCCGCTGTCGATCTATGTCGATCTGCATGGCACCGGCCATGTGTGCGAGGAGAAGGTGGAAGAGCTGCTGCCTCAGCTCATTCGCCTCTCGCCGCGCGGGATTCGCGAGCATCTTCAGCTGAACCGGCCGATCTATGCGCGCACCTCCGCCTACGGTCATTTCGGCCGGACGCCTGACGCGGACGGCGGCTTCTCCTGGGAGAAGACCGATCTCGTCGACCAGCTGAAGTCGCATTTCGCGTAA
- the trmB gene encoding tRNA (guanosine(46)-N7)-methyltransferase TrmB — MSETSQQRGAHARLYGRSKGKALRKRQAALIDELLPRLSLDLAQPPAPTAHERRLEIGFGGGEHLIAAASDSPEVEFIGCEPFLNGVAKLLARIDERGLTNIRLHQGDAADVLDWLPEDSLSRVYLFYPDPWPKRRHHKRRFVARDNLDRLARAMHAGAELRFATDIDDYAAWSLARLRAHPAFRWRAQRAEDWRTPWPGWTRTKYEAKAMAEGRNPVYLTFIRASR, encoded by the coding sequence ATGAGCGAGACCTCTCAGCAACGCGGCGCTCACGCCCGTCTCTATGGCCGCTCGAAAGGCAAGGCGCTCCGAAAGCGTCAGGCGGCGCTGATCGACGAACTCTTGCCGCGGCTGTCGCTGGACCTTGCGCAGCCGCCGGCGCCTACGGCCCATGAAAGGCGCCTGGAGATCGGCTTTGGCGGCGGCGAACATCTGATCGCGGCGGCGAGCGACAGCCCCGAGGTTGAATTCATCGGCTGCGAACCTTTCCTCAACGGCGTGGCGAAGCTCCTCGCCCGGATCGACGAACGTGGACTGACGAATATCCGCCTGCATCAGGGCGACGCCGCGGATGTGCTCGACTGGCTGCCCGAGGACAGCCTGTCGCGCGTATATCTTTTCTATCCCGACCCGTGGCCCAAACGACGCCATCACAAGCGGCGTTTCGTGGCGCGTGACAATCTCGACCGTCTGGCGCGGGCGATGCATGCGGGCGCGGAGCTGCGCTTTGCGACGGATATCGACGACTACGCCGCCTGGAGCTTGGCGCGGCTGCGCGCGCACCCAGCCTTCCGCTGGCGCGCGCAGCGCGCGGAGGACTGGCGAACGCCATGGCCAGGCTGGACCCGAACCAAATATGAAGCCAAAGCCATGGCCGAAGGCCGCAATCCGGTCTATCTGACCTTCATCCGGGCGTCGCGCTAA
- a CDS encoding co-chaperone YbbN: MVETAGMANAPTTPVETTTDRFRADVLDASMRQIVLVDFWAPWCGPCRQLAPVIERLVAASGGKIALVKMNIDADPLIADQLGVKSIPAVVAFQRARPIDGFVGALPESQIKGFLERLIGPIEDEGDALEAAQAMIAAGDLAGAESLLSDLAGGEPPNARAAAALLRLYVDSERFDDAGALLEALPDALRRDGGVAAAAAALQNAQRAQDLGEIDELRNRVNFDPNDLQAYFDLALALNAKGLREEATDALLEIIRRDRSWNDDGARKQLIQFFEAWGPMDKAAVNARRRLSTLLYS; encoded by the coding sequence ATGGTTGAGACGGCGGGAATGGCTAACGCGCCGACGACGCCGGTCGAAACGACCACGGATCGGTTCCGCGCCGACGTTCTCGACGCGTCGATGCGGCAGATCGTGCTCGTCGATTTTTGGGCGCCATGGTGCGGCCCCTGTCGCCAGCTCGCGCCCGTCATCGAGCGTCTGGTCGCCGCCTCGGGCGGTAAGATCGCGCTCGTCAAAATGAATATCGACGCCGATCCGCTGATCGCCGATCAGCTTGGCGTCAAGTCGATTCCCGCCGTCGTGGCGTTTCAGCGCGCACGACCGATCGATGGTTTCGTCGGCGCGCTGCCCGAGAGTCAAATCAAGGGCTTTCTGGAGCGGCTGATCGGCCCGATCGAGGACGAGGGCGATGCGCTCGAGGCGGCGCAGGCGATGATCGCGGCGGGCGATCTCGCCGGCGCGGAATCGCTGCTGAGCGACCTCGCCGGCGGCGAACCGCCCAACGCCAGGGCCGCCGCCGCCTTGCTGCGTCTTTACGTCGACTCGGAACGCTTCGACGATGCCGGGGCGCTCCTTGAGGCCCTTCCCGACGCTCTTCGCCGCGACGGGGGCGTCGCGGCGGCCGCGGCGGCGCTTCAGAACGCCCAGCGGGCCCAGGATCTCGGCGAGATCGACGAGCTAAGAAATCGCGTCAATTTCGATCCCAACGACCTGCAGGCCTATTTCGATCTGGCGCTCGCGCTCAACGCCAAAGGACTGCGCGAGGAAGCCACGGATGCGCTGCTTGAAATCATCCGCCGCGACCGTAGTTGGAATGACGATGGGGCAAGAAAGCAGCTGATACAGTTTTTTGAGGCGTGGGGACCGATGGACAAGGCGGCCGTGAACGCGCGGCGGCGGCTGTCCACGCTGCTCTACTCCTAG
- a CDS encoding LON peptidase substrate-binding domain-containing protein has translation MSLNRPYADIDELPRVLPLFPLSGAILLPRGELPLNVFEPRYLAMVDDAIAGARLIGMIQPLPADGTVGDATQLYDVGCAGRITRLAETGDGRYLITLTGVARFRVLEELGARTQYRQCRVGYDEFVEDLTTGAGADAVDRESMVSMLRNFAECSKLEVDWASIDAAPTETLVNALAMMCPFGANDKQALIEAIDLKTRAETLIALAKLDLAQRAGDRPQWH, from the coding sequence ATGAGCCTGAACCGTCCCTACGCCGACATCGACGAATTGCCGAGGGTTCTGCCGCTCTTCCCGCTTTCGGGCGCCATATTGCTGCCGCGCGGCGAACTGCCGCTCAATGTTTTTGAGCCGCGCTATCTCGCGATGGTCGATGACGCGATCGCCGGCGCGCGGCTGATCGGCATGATCCAGCCGCTGCCGGCGGACGGGACGGTCGGCGACGCGACGCAGCTCTATGACGTCGGCTGCGCCGGACGGATCACCCGCCTCGCCGAGACCGGAGACGGCCGCTATCTCATCACCCTCACCGGCGTCGCGCGGTTTCGCGTTCTCGAAGAGCTTGGGGCTCGGACGCAGTACCGGCAGTGTCGGGTCGGATATGATGAATTCGTGGAGGATTTGACGACGGGCGCCGGCGCCGACGCGGTCGACCGCGAAAGCATGGTGTCCATGTTGCGCAACTTCGCCGAATGTTCGAAACTTGAAGTCGACTGGGCGAGCATCGACGCGGCGCCGACGGAGACGCTCGTCAACGCGCTTGCGATGATGTGTCCGTTCGGCGCCAATGACAAGCAGGCGCTGATCGAAGCCATCGATCTGAAAACCCGCGCGGAAACACTCATTGCGCTCGCGAAGCTCGATCTCGCGCAGCGCGCCGGCGACCGGCCGCAGTGGCATTGA
- a CDS encoding Trm112 family protein produces the protein MTDERDSGAERFDSPAEPTRIDPRLLEILVCPLTKTTLEYDSARQELISRSARLAYPIRDGIPIMLPEEARQID, from the coding sequence ATGACTGACGAACGCGATTCCGGCGCCGAGCGATTTGACTCCCCTGCGGAGCCGACGCGGATTGATCCGCGCCTGCTCGAAATCCTCGTCTGCCCGCTGACGAAGACGACGCTCGAATATGACAGCGCGCGCCAGGAGCTCATTTCGCGCTCGGCGCGGCTCGCCTATCCGATCCGCGACGGCATTCCGATCATGCTGCCAGAAGAGGCCCGCCAGATCGACTGA
- a CDS encoding acyl-CoA thioesterase II, producing MDETAPSKLLALLDLEEVGPDLFRGHSPASSGRQVYGGQAVAQALVAATRTTPADRPAHSLHGYFVLAGDPSIPIDFAVERVRDGKSFTTRRCNATQRGHTIFSMEASFQRREEGLSHAAHMPDAPDPESLDDVHALVERFRACLPEQAESWLQRRSALDMRVVAPDDVFFPERRAAGQMIWFRVRGAAPDDPAIHTALLAYLSDMTLLNTALLVHGLTIFDPKIQVASLDHALWIHGPMRVDEWLLYAQQSPWAGGARALTRGQIFTREGRLVASVSQEGLVRRRDSTRS from the coding sequence ATGGACGAAACCGCGCCATCCAAGCTTCTGGCGCTTCTGGATCTCGAGGAGGTCGGACCAGACCTCTTCCGCGGCCATAGCCCGGCCTCTTCCGGCCGTCAGGTCTATGGCGGTCAGGCCGTGGCGCAGGCGCTCGTCGCCGCGACGCGGACGACCCCTGCGGACCGTCCCGCTCATTCGCTGCACGGCTATTTCGTCCTCGCCGGAGATCCGTCGATTCCGATCGACTTCGCCGTCGAACGCGTGCGCGACGGCAAGAGCTTCACGACGCGGCGCTGCAACGCCACGCAGCGCGGACACACGATCTTTTCGATGGAGGCGTCCTTCCAGCGGCGCGAAGAAGGCCTCTCGCACGCCGCCCACATGCCGGACGCCCCGGACCCGGAGAGTCTCGACGACGTGCATGCGCTCGTCGAGCGCTTTCGCGCCTGCCTTCCCGAACAGGCCGAGAGCTGGCTGCAGCGGCGCAGCGCGCTCGATATGCGCGTCGTCGCGCCCGACGACGTATTTTTTCCCGAACGCCGCGCCGCCGGCCAGATGATCTGGTTTCGCGTGCGCGGCGCGGCGCCGGACGACCCCGCCATTCACACGGCGCTGCTCGCCTATCTTTCCGATATGACTCTGCTCAATACGGCGCTGCTCGTTCACGGCCTTACGATCTTCGATCCGAAGATCCAGGTGGCGAGCCTCGATCATGCCCTGTGGATACACGGGCCGATGCGAGTCGACGAATGGCTGCTCTATGCGCAGCAAAGCCCATGGGCCGGCGGCGCGCGCGCCTTGACGCGCGGCCAGATCTTCACCCGCGAGGGACGCCTCGTCGCCTCGGTGAGCCAGGAAGGCCTCGTGCGCCGGCGCGACTCGACGCGATCCTGA
- a CDS encoding P-II family nitrogen regulator, which yields MKIVTAIIKPFKLDEVRDALTNIGVHGLTVTEVKGYGRQKGHTEIYRGAEYAISFLPKLKIEVAVDAALVEQVIQAISNTARTGQIGDGKIFVTPLERAIRIRTGETDADAL from the coding sequence ATGAAAATCGTCACAGCGATCATCAAGCCGTTCAAGCTCGATGAGGTCCGCGACGCGCTGACCAACATCGGCGTGCACGGCCTTACCGTGACTGAGGTCAAGGGCTACGGACGTCAGAAGGGACATACGGAAATTTATCGCGGCGCCGAGTATGCGATCAGTTTCTTGCCAAAGTTAAAGATCGAAGTCGCCGTCGACGCCGCCCTCGTCGAACAGGTGATCCAGGCAATCTCCAACACCGCGCGCACCGGACAGATCGGCGACGGAAAGATTTTCGTCACGCCGCTTGAGCGCGCCATCCGCATTCGCACCGGCGAAACCGACGCCGACGCGCTTTGA